One Polyangiaceae bacterium genomic window carries:
- a CDS encoding serine/threonine protein kinase, giving the protein MSAGAVDVHALAAARVGQILRGKWRLDALLGVGGSACVYAATHRNGKRGAVKLLRPDISVNEEARRRFLREGYVANRIGHPGAVVVLDDDMAEDGSVFLVMELLEGQTLEDFARSFPGARMRPGDIALVVDKLLDVLAAAHDKGIVHRDLKPENVFLTTNGDVKILDFGTARMGESASNGRMTEVGHIMGTPAFMPPEQALGHTAEIDGRTDLWAVGAIMFYVLSGQLIHTAETLNKVLLSAMTRRAPPLATVVPDVPRELCDVVDRALMFERDKRWSDARTMQHALRFARQSLPATSAVVAMGPGGARFPGPMTGNVALAHDAHEPSSRKGRRLVLATGGLVAMAAVVTAIVFASTRRAAPRVTAASAAPTLVAAPDTASVAPAASAPAPPTETSAQASAAPVATPSAPLQSAPLQTNAGAIPKTATPKTTTTTKTTSKTKTPDTGGSKDIFSQW; this is encoded by the coding sequence ATGTCCGCAGGTGCCGTTGATGTCCACGCCTTAGCCGCGGCGCGCGTCGGCCAAATCCTGCGCGGCAAATGGCGACTCGATGCGCTGCTCGGCGTAGGCGGATCGGCCTGTGTTTATGCGGCAACGCACCGGAATGGAAAGCGCGGCGCAGTAAAACTGTTGCGCCCCGACATCTCGGTCAATGAAGAAGCGCGAAGGCGCTTTCTGCGCGAAGGCTACGTCGCCAACCGCATCGGACACCCCGGTGCCGTCGTCGTCCTCGACGACGACATGGCGGAAGACGGTTCCGTCTTCCTCGTCATGGAGCTGCTCGAAGGACAAACCCTCGAAGATTTTGCTCGCTCATTTCCCGGCGCGCGCATGCGTCCGGGCGACATAGCACTCGTCGTGGACAAACTCCTCGACGTGCTCGCAGCAGCTCACGACAAAGGCATCGTTCATCGCGATCTCAAGCCCGAGAACGTCTTTTTGACCACCAACGGTGACGTCAAGATCCTCGACTTCGGTACGGCTCGAATGGGTGAAAGCGCGAGCAACGGACGCATGACCGAGGTTGGGCACATCATGGGCACACCTGCGTTCATGCCTCCCGAACAGGCGCTCGGGCACACGGCTGAAATTGACGGACGCACGGATCTCTGGGCGGTCGGTGCGATCATGTTCTACGTTCTTTCGGGCCAGCTCATCCACACGGCCGAAACGCTGAACAAGGTGCTTTTGTCGGCGATGACGCGACGCGCACCACCTTTGGCGACGGTCGTGCCCGACGTACCGCGCGAGCTTTGCGACGTCGTCGATCGAGCGCTGATGTTCGAGAGAGACAAACGTTGGTCCGATGCACGAACGATGCAGCACGCGCTGCGTTTCGCGAGACAATCGCTGCCTGCGACGTCAGCCGTCGTTGCGATGGGCCCAGGGGGCGCGCGATTTCCTGGGCCGATGACGGGGAACGTTGCGCTTGCCCATGACGCACACGAGCCTTCGTCACGCAAAGGTCGACGCCTGGTGCTTGCGACAGGCGGGCTCGTTGCGATGGCCGCCGTCGTGACGGCGATTGTATTCGCATCGACCAGGCGAGCTGCACCGCGCGTGACGGCTGCGTCGGCAGCTCCAACGCTCGTCGCGGCGCCCGATACTGCGAGCGTCGCGCCGGCCGCATCTGCACCCGCACCGCCGACAGAGACATCGGCGCAAGCATCGGCAGCGCCCGTCGCAACGCCAAGCGCGCCGCTGCAAAGCGCGCCGCTGCAAACGAACGCGGGGGCGATTCCCAAGACGGCGACTCCGAAAACCACGACGACGACGAAAACGACCTCGAAGACAAAAACGCCGGACACCGGTGGCTCGAAGGACATCTTCAGCCAATGGTAA